In Harmonia axyridis chromosome X, icHarAxyr1.1, whole genome shotgun sequence, a single window of DNA contains:
- the LOC123686702 gene encoding actin-related protein 6: MNEPNYEMTDVKRQRDIKGYSYGKRYERQRIKRKHDSSEDHSFMEESRTVIMDNGAYTIKAALASRNEPLFIPNCIMKAKAERKRLFIGNQIDECRDCSGLFYLLPCERGYITKWEVQKPIWDHVFNRSIGSVNDKNILMTQPLFNFKNIQDCTDEIFFEEYEIASMYRCNPTDLVALKYGQDSGKKRGTCIVVDTGYSFTHVVPYINGTKCSNGIQRLHIGGKMLTNHMKDILSYRQYHVMEETYVINQVKEDTCFVSENFKADLKIASQPFPTNHIVRNYILPDFNTIRRGYIQNPDRKDELHDNCQVLRLNNERFAVPEIIFTPSDIGITSVGLVDCIIDSIKSCPKKYHEILARNIVVVGGNALLPGFKNRLIKEFQSKMPTNWVVGVSVPEKSTMYAWQGGKSFLKQTGWSNFFATKKEYDELGSSGIQRKFNQWTIFKDEEPKKTTDLKPISLIDHVNNLDVFKKNEDHSLHQEDAEQIDTQKMFMTESPNSLNRSSMSEEFGYTPPFSIFDDKNGMVLTPPSSEKSSEISVGSEPMYKLKPNHSEIPPVKYFFENDDSEEENTLLM, encoded by the exons atgaatgaacCAAATTATGAAATGACTGATGTGAAAAGACAAAGGGACATTAAGGGCTACTCTTATGGAAAACGATATGAAAGGCAAAGAATCAAGAGAAAACATGATTCTTCTGAAGATCACTCATTTATGGAAGAGTCTCGAACAGTAATCATGGATAATGGTGCATATACTATAAAGGCAGCACTAGCTAGCAGAAATGAACCACT GTTTATACCTAATTGCATAATGAAAGCCAAAGCTGAAAGAAAGAGATTATTTATAGGAAATCAAATTGACGAGTGTAGAGATTGTTcaggtttattttatttattaccttGTGAAAGAGGCTATATTACAAAGTGGGAAGTACAAAAACCTATATGGGATCATGTTTTCAATAGATCTATCGGTTCCGTGAATGATAAGAATATTTTGATGACACAGCCATTATTCaacttcaaaaatatacaaGACTGCACTGATGAAATCTTCTTTGAAGAGTATGAAATTGCTTCTATGTATCGATGTAATCCTACGGATTTAGTTGCTCTTAAATATGGACAAGATTCAG gTAAGAAAAGAGGGACATGTATTGTGGTTGATACAGGCTACAGTTTCACACATGTAGTTCCTTATATAAATGGAACAAAATGTTCTAATGGCATACAGAGATTACATATTGGTGGTAAA ATGTTAACTAATCACATGAAGGATATCTTATCATATAGACAGTATCATGTTATGGAAGAAACATATGTGATAAACCAAGTTAAAGAAGATACATGCTTTgtatctgaaaattttaaagCTGACTTGAAAATTGCTAGCCAACCATTTCCAACGAATCACATAGTAAGAAATTATATACTACCAGATTTTAACACCATCAGAAGAGG atatataCAAAATCCTGATAGAAAGGACGAATTACATGACAATTGCCAAGTTCTCAGACTCAACAATGAGCGTTTTGCTGTACCTGAAATTATATTTACTCCTTCAGACATAGGAATCACTTCTGTTGGTCTTGTAGATTGTATTATAGATTCAATAAAATCATGCCCGAAGAAATACCATGAAATTCTAGCAAGAAACATAGTTGTTGTTGGTGGTAATGCTTTACTCCCAGGATTTAAGAATAGATTAATTAAAGAATTCCAAAGTAAAATGCCAACAAATTGGGTTGTAGGAGTTTCAGTTCCTGAAAA ATCTACTATGTATGCTTGGCAAGGTGGTAAATCATTTCTGAAACAAACGGGCTGGAGTAACTTTTTTGCAACTAAAAAGGAATATGATGAATTAGGATCATCTGGAATTCAAAGGAAATTTAATCAATG GACGATTTTCAAAGACGAAGAGCCAAAGAAAACCACGGATTTAAAACCTATCAGTTTAATTGATCATGTGAATAACCTAGATGTATTCAAGAAGAATGAGGATCATTCTCTACATCAAGAGGACGCTGAACAAATTGATAcccaaaaaatgtttatgaccGAATCTCCAAATTCACTGAATAGAAGTTCAATGTCGGAAGAATTTGGCTATACACCTCCATTTAGTATTTTTGACGATAAAAATGGTATGGTTTTGACTCCACCTTCTTCAGAAAAATCATCAGAAATTTCTGTTGGCTCAGAACCAATGTACAAATTGAAACCTAATCATTCAGAGATCCCTCCagtcaaatatttttttgaaaatgatgactctgaagaagaaaatactttattgatgtga